The following proteins are encoded in a genomic region of Serinus canaria isolate serCan28SL12 chromosome 13, serCan2020, whole genome shotgun sequence:
- the LOC103817298 gene encoding neuropeptide Y receptor type 2-like — protein MESLRPGMGPLEGANSTFTVEKTALDEKLPHGWPAKDFVTPTQDLSGSRSVMMDSTKILGVQVILIAAYSLIILLGFIGNSLVIYIIVKYKTMRTVTNFFIANLALADLMVDTLCLPFTLVYTLLDEWKFGAVLCHLVPYAQALSVHVSTLTLTVIALDRYRCIVFHLDSRISKRLSFTIIAVMWLAAAVLAGPLAIFREYRYEEIPSINLKMAVCSEKWPSANNRDATIYSLSMLLLQYVLPLAIICYAYTRIWFKLKNHVSPTSRNENQCRRRKTTKMLVMVVVVFAVCWLPFHIFQLAIDLDLVLIFHEYKLLYTVFHVGAMCSTFVNPLLYGWMNKNYRNGFLMFFRCQNKPESIHTEGSVRGRSYIFRANTLNGSIKQTPGDGALPTEV, from the coding sequence ATGGAAAGTCTCAGGCCAGGCATGGGACCATTGGAGGGAGCCAACAGCACATTCACTGTGGAGAAAACAGCATTAGATGAGAAGCTGCCACATGGCTGGCCTGCCAAGGACTTTGTCACTCCCACCCAGGATCTCTCTGGGTCCCGCAGTGTCATGATGGACAGCACTAAGATCCTGGGGGTCCAGGTCATCCTGATTGCTGCCTACTCCCTCATCATTCTGCTGGGCTTCATTGGGAACTCCCTGGTCATCTACATCATAGTGAAGTACAAGACCATGAGGACTGTCACCAACTTCTTCATAGCTAACCTGGCCCTGGCAGACCTGATGGTAGACACACTCTGTCTGCCCTTCACCCTGGTGTACACCCTGCTGGATGAGTGGAAGTTTGGAGCTGTCCTTTGTCACCTGGTTCCTTATGCTCAAGCTCTGAGTGTCCACGTGTCCACTCTCACCCTGACTGTGATTGCCCTGGATAGGTACCGCTGTATTGTTTTCCACCTGGACAGCAGGATTTCCAAGAGGCTCAGCTTCACCATCATAGCTGTCatgtggctggcagcagctgtccTAGCAGGGCCTCTGGCCATCTTCAGGGAGTACCGATATGAGGAAATCCCATCCATTAACCTCAAAATGGCTGTTTGCTCAGAAAAATGGCCCTCTGCTAACAACAGAGATGCCACCATCTACAGTCTGTCCATGCTCCTCCTGCAGTATGTTCTTCCTCTTGCAATTATTTGTTATGCCTACACCAGGATCTGGTTTAAGCTGAAAAACCACGTCAGTCCCACTTCTAGGAATGAAAACCAGTGCCGGAGGAGGAAGACAACCAAAATGCTCGTGATGGTGGTTGTGGTATTTGCAGTCTGCTGGCTCCCCTTCCACATATTCCAGCTTGCCATTGATCTTGATCTGGTTCTTATCTTCCATGAGTACAAACTCCTGTACACTGTCTTCCATGTTGGGGCCATGTGCTCTACATTTGTCAACCCCCTGCTCTATGGATGGATGAACAAGAACTACAGGAATGGCTTCCTTATGTTCTTCCGTTGCCAGAACAAGCCCGAGAGCATCCACACTGAAGGCTCAGTTAGAGGGAGGTCTTACATCTTCCGGGCCAACACCCTAAATGGGAGCATCAAACAGACTCCTGGCGATGGAGCACTGCCCACAGAGGTTTAG